Within Candidatus Poribacteria bacterium, the genomic segment CTCTGTGCCGTAGACCTGCGGCATCTTCTGAACGAACCGATCTAAATGCACGTCTTCCGCGGCACGTTTTACCCGCTCCGACGAGATTGACGCGTTCCCCAGACTGATATTCCGTTCGATGGAGTCCGAAAAGAGGAAGATATTCTGTTGCACAATGCTGACGGCTTCCCGTAATTCCTGGATATTCATCTCTCGGATATCTACGCCGTCAATCAGGATCTGTCCCTTGTTAATTTCATAAAATCGACAGAGCAGATTGATGATGGAGGTTTTCCCCGCACCCGTATGCCCCACGAGTGCGACCTTTTCACCCGGTTTCACTTTGAATGAGACATCCCGCAAAACGTAGTCATCGTCGTTGTAGGCGAACCAGACGTTTCGGAATTCGATCTCTCCTTTCAAAGTCTTGGTGCCGCTTTTAGAGGCGGCAGAGACGATAGAGGGTTGTGTATCCAGCAATTGGAAGATGCGTTCAGCAGATGCCATCGCGTTTTGGAAGATGGTATATTTTTCGCTGAGTTCTCGGATGGGCCAGAAGAAGCGTTCAGCGTAGCGGATGAAGGCTAACAGCACGCCGAAGCTCAACGCGCCTTGCACGACCTGTCCGCCCCCGTACCAGATAATGACGGCTATCGCAAGAGAAGCGGTCACTTCAATCAACGGATGGAATATAGAGAAATAGAAGATACTTCGGAGGTTCGCAGCGAGGTATCTCCGGTTGCGCTCGTTAAAACGGAGATGGCTCCGTTGCTCCTGTGCGAAGAGTTTCATCGTCGTCATACCCACGATGTTTTCTTGCAAAAAAGCGTTGATCCGTGCGAGTTGTTTCCGTTGTTCCCGAAACGCACGCCGCGAATAAATCTGATAGACAAGCGTCGCACCGAAGATGATTGGGATTACGGTGAACGTCACGAGTGCGAGCTTCCAGTTATAAAGGAGCATTGCCACCATGATCCCCAAAATCTGGAGCAGATTCGCGAAGACAGTAATCACACCAGAGGCGAAAAGTTCGTTGAGGACCTGCACATCCCCCATGACGCGCGTCATCAGTCTACCCACCGGATTTTTATCAAAAAATTGAACATCCAAGCGTTGTAGGTGTGAAAAGAGCGTTTGTCGCAGATCGTGCATCACGTGTTGCCCAATCATCTGCATGCGGTATTCCTCGAAGTAACTAAAGACGAACTCACCAATCAATGCGACTACGAAAAAAATCGCGATTGTGCTTAATCCTGACATTATGCCTGGAGTAATGTGCTCGTCGATACCGCGCTGCAGTAGGTAGGGTCCAGCCAAACGTGCAAGCGTGTTCCCGACCATGAGCAATCCGATGATGAGCAGCTGGAATTTGTAGGGTTTGAGATACGCCAAGAGACGCCTCATCAACACCCGGTCATAAACTTTCCCGAGGTCTTGCTCCTCATCGCTATATTCGTATAGTTCACCTCCCATGCCGAACATAGGTGGATTCCTCCTTTGTCAATTGTTCGTTAAATCAGTTTTCAATTTGGCTTTCGACGCTTCGCCAAAAGCGTGTAGCCTGCAACAATACGCAGAAATACCCCGGGGAATGCCACACGGAGAACCTTCATACCGTTGATTCGCAAAAACACGCAGGCGGGTCTACGGAGAGGCACTTTCAGGACCCAGCCTACCTGACCGAACCGCAAGGTAAAATTAAAAAAATTAAAATTCCTCAAGTTCCTCTTGTAAGAGTTGTGTTTCGTAGATACCGGCGTAAATCCCGTTATGCGCAATCAGTTGTTCGTGCGTGCCCGTTTCAACGATGCTTCCGTCATTGAGGACGATAATATGGTCGGCATTTTTGACGGTAGAGATCCGATGCGAAATGAGGATAGTCGTGCGGTTCTTCATAATTTCGTCGAGTCGGCTGAGAATGGTATCCTCCGTCTGCGTGTCCACGTTTGCGAAGGCATCGTCAAGGATAAGGATTTTGGGTTTGATGATGATCGCGCGCGCCAGTGCACTCCGTTGGCGTTGTCCACCTGAAATCGTTATCCCACGTTCACCGAGGAAGGTCTCCAATCCGTCAGGGAATTCCTCAATTTGTGCGAGGAGGTCTGCGGAGTGTGCCGCTGCTTTCACTTCTTCATCGTCCGCTGCCTCGAGACCGTAGGTGATATTGTTTCGCAGATAGTCTGAGAAGAGAAAAGGTTCCTGCTCTACAAATCCGATATTGGAACGAAGCACGTTTAGCGGTATATCCTGAATATCCACGCCGTCGATAAAGATCGTGCCGCGTTCTGCTTGACGAATACGTGGAATGAGGTTGACGAGCGTAGATTTCCCAGACCCTGTCCCGCCGACAATCGCGAGCGTCATGCCACGCGCAATTTTAAGGTTGATGTCTTTTAGGACCGGCGTTCCGTCCGGGTAATCAAAGTTCAGGTTTCTAAACTCAATTTCGCCTTCAATATTTTTCATACCCCATTTCACCTGCTCACCGTCGAAGATTTCTGGTTTTTCATTGAGGACTGCGTTCATCCGATCCATGGACGCGGCACCGCGTTCAAAGGTGTTGACAATAAAACCGAGGGTAATCATCGGGCGGACGAGCATCATGAGATAGGCACTGAACGCCACAAAATCGCCGAGGGTAATCTTCCCTTCAATGACATGGAGACCGCCCATCCAGAGGAGAACCACACCCCCGATCCCCGGTAGAAAGCGGAAGAGCGGGAAGAAGAACGTCATCAGTCGGATTTGCCGGTGATTCCGTTCGACAAACTCGTGATTCAGTTCCCCGAAATGCTCAACCTCACTCGCCTCAAGCGTATAGGCTTTCACAACACGGACACCGGATAAATTTTCCTGGACCTTGGTATTCAGCGTTGCGAACGCCTCTTGGATACTCTCATAATGGGCGTGTAACCGTTTTCCGAGGGAGCGAATCAAAACTGCGAGAATAGGGTAAGGGAGCAGCGCAACTATGGTCAGGCTTACATCGATCTGTAGCATGATAGTGAGTGCGAGTCCGAAAAACACTATCGCGTCAGCAGTGTACATGATCGCACTGCTCAGGACCATCCTGATAGCGTTTAAGTCGCTGGTGGCGCGGGTCATCAGATCGCCAGTGCGGACGTTATCGTAATAGGAGGCGGAGAGTTTTTGGAGATGCAGAAAGAAGTCGGCGCGGAGGTGAAACTCCATCTGTCGGGCGACCCCTTGGATGATGCGGCGTTGGGCGAAGCGAAGGATACCGGCAAAGAACGCGACCCCAAAGATAAGGAGTCCGAAAAAAAGGATACGCCTCGGGGAGACTGTAAAGTTTGGGTCCTCAATCGCGAGCTGTAGCTCATCAAAAACCCTTTGCAGGATCTCTGGGCTGATCAGCAAAAGTCCATTCGTCAAAACCACGAGGCAGAAGCTGATGGCAATGGCGTATCGATACCGAATAACGTACTTCTTGAGACCTAATAGACTGCGAATGATGAAACTCCTTTCCGACGGCTGCGTTTTGCGACGTGGTGTTATGTGAAGAGGGTATTTCTAATTTTGACGTGAATTTCGGCTATCTGTATTAATCAAGTTTCAAACTCAAAATTGGTAGGCGAGGTTTCTAACCCTCCCGAGTTGGAGGGTGACCATCTATTGAGGTATGGATGCGATTTGGGTAAATGAAAATAAAAATATATTTGACACCATTTCTCAGGCAGTTTATCATATACAGAACAGACACTATCATAGGAGGAAAACAGATTTGGCGGCAGATATTGGACTCATCGGATTAGCAGTGATGGGCGAAAACCTCGCCCTGAACATGGAAAGCAAAGGGTTTGAGGTGGCGGTTTTCAACCGGACGGTCTCACGGGTAGATGCTTTCATGGCAGGTGCTGCGCAGGACAAAAATATCACAGGGGCGCATTCCATTCCAGAGCTCATTGGGAAGTTAGACAGTCCCCGAAAAATTATCTTGATGGTGAAAGCAGGCGAACCCGTCGATGCGTTTATAGGGCAATTGGTCCCGCATCTTTCAAAGGGCGACCTCATTATTGACGGCGGAAACTCCAATTTCAACGACACTGTCCGTCGGCATGCGACGTTGGCGGAGCAGGACATTCTTTTTATCGGCACGGGTATCTCCGGTGGCGAAGAGGGCGCGCTCAAGGGACCGGCGATGATGCCGGGCGGTTCAGCCGAGGCTTACGCACTTGTAGAACCCATCTTTACGAAAATCGCAGCACAGGTGGAAGGCACACCGTGTTGCTCCTATATCGGACCCGATGGCGCAGGGCATTACGTCAAGATGGTGCATAACGGCATCGAATACGGCGACATGCAGCTGATATGTGAAGCCTACTCCCTGATGAAAGGGATCTTGGGCATGAACGCCGACGAGATGCACGAAGTCTTCAGCGAATGGAATCGCGGTGAATTAAATTCCTACCTCATCGAAATTACCGCAGACATCTTCACACAACTCGATAAGAGCGGCACACCTTTCGTTGATGTTGTGCTGGACCAAGCCGGGCAGAAAGGCACCGGCAAATGGACGAGTATCTCAGCACTGGATCTCGGTATCTCCGCACCGACGATCGCTGAGGCGGTTTTTGCGCGGTGTATCTCTGCCGTTAAAAGCGAACGGGTCGCCGCGGAACAGGTTATCCAAGGACCCGCTGGCACCTATCAAGGCGACCGGGACGAGGCACTCAAAGCGATTCACGACGCGCTTTACGCCGCGAAGATCTGCTCTTATGCCCAAGGTTTCGCCTTAATGCGGGAGGCAAGCGAGGAGTTTGGATGGGATTTGGACCTCGGCACGATTAGTCTCGGATGGCGTGGCGGGTGTATCATTCGCGCAAAGTTCCTACATCGGATTGCAGAAGCGTTTGAACGGAATCCTGAGCTGCCGAACCTTATGCTGGATTCCTACTTCCGAGATGTGCTTGAAACCGCACAACCCAACTGGCGAAGTGTCATCGGTACAGCCACGCAGCTCGGTGTCCCTATTCCGGCATTCAGTTCCGCTTTAGCCTATTTCGATAGTTACCGCAGCGGCAGACTTTCTGCGAACCTGATTCAGGCGATGCGTGACTACTTCGGGGCACACACCTACCACAAACTCGATGCAAATGGAAACACGATTCTCGGAGAAGACGGGGAACCGACGGTGTTCCATACCGAATGGATGCTTGAGGGACGTCCTGAAGTTATTGTTGATTAAATTTAAAATTATTGGGCTCTTGACCTGCGTTTCATCACACGTAGGTTTTCGGTTATCTTGTAGGTGCTTTTTAGGATCGGACCCGTAGCCCGTAATGAAATGGAGGGCGGATTTAAGAATGACACGTCAAAATTTTGACGCACGTCGTTCTTCCGCAAGGTAAAATTAAAAAATGGAACACGGACCACAACAAGCATTATATGATTTTGAACCGCAACACGAGTTTTTCGTTGGAATTGACTCGGACGGGTGTGTCTTCAATAGCATGGAGGTCAAACACAACGACTGTTTCAGCGTGAACCTCGTCAAACATTTCGGTTTGGCATCTCTTTCGCGACAGGTGCATCAGGCATGGGATTTCGTAAATCTCTATTCAAAGACGCGTGGCACGAACCGGTTTAAGGCGATCCTGCTAGTCTGCGATTTTTTGCGCGAGATGCCACTCGTGCAAAAGATGGACGTTGCAGTGCCAGAACTGTCGCACCTCCGGGAATGGTCGGAAACGGAGACGAAACTCGGTAACCCCGCACTGCAAGCCGCGATTGACAGCGCAACGGGGGAACGGCTTGACGAATTAAGCCAAGTGATGGCGTGGAGTCTCGGTGTGAACGAAAGTGTCGCAGAGATTGTCTACAACCTCCCCCCCTTTCCTGGGGTGCGCGAGACGTTACAACGACTTCAGGGCAAATCGGATGTCATCGTTGTCTCCGCGACACCCGATGAGGCACTCATCCGAGAGTGGGCTGAGCACGAGATTGATGCCTACGTTGCACTGATTGCCGGACAGGAGATGGGAACAAAGACGGAGCACCTCACAATAACCACGAAAGACCGGTATCCCGAAAACCACGTCTTAATGCTCGGTGATTCACCCGGTGACCTGAAGGCGGCAAGAGATGTGGGGGCGTTGTTTTTCCCCGTCAATCCCGGTTCCGAGGACACATCCTGGCAACTGTTCCTTGATGAAGCGATGGATAAATTCTTCAACGGGCAATACGCTGGGACGTATGAGGATGCCTTGATTGACAAGTTTCAGGAATTGTTGCCAGAAACCCCTCCATGGCAATAAAAGAAGGGGAAGGTTGGAACGGGGGACCCTTCCCGCGTGCCTTCTTCTGTTCTTCTATCCCGAAGTTCTTGGTGTACATAAACCACGCACGCTGCGCCAACCCAGCTTGGAATTAACCACAAACCTGCCCGACATGGAATGGAGGGCAGTCCAGGAGGTCATAGTTAAAAGTATGAAAATTATACTTCAAGGACGTGTTGAAGGTGAACTGCTTCAAAGATTGGAAAGCATCGTCGGTGATGAGCACACCTTTGTTACCCCAGGTTCACAGGAGGAGCTTATCGAAGAGGGTAAAGATGCTGAAGTCTTTTACGGCTACTGTAGCGAGGACCTTTTTCCGCACCTGCCCAATATCAAATGGATTCAATCTTCCAGTGCAGGCATGGACCGACACATGTATCCCGCCATTCGAGAGAGCGATGTTGTTTTGACGAACGCGGCTGGTTTATACGCGACACACGTCGCAGATCAAGCGTTCGCACTCCTGCTCGGTTTGGCGCGCGGTATCCACGAATCCGTTCGGAATCAGGACAAACACCAGTGGGGCGGTGCCAGGACAATGCCGATGATCGAGATTGACGGTTTCAAAATCGGTATCGTCGGTATGGGCGGCATCGGGATGCAGATGGCGAAGCGCGCAAAAGGCTTTGACATGTATGTGATGGCTGTCGATGCCTACCGCACCGATAAACCCGATAATGTCGATGAACTGATGCCGATGGATCAGCTTTCCAATATGATGAGCCAAGTGGATGTCGTTATGATTGCGTGTCCGTTGACGGAGGAGACACGGGGTCTCATCAATAAGGACAATCTATCGGTGATGCAGCCGACGGCGTTCTTTATCAACGTTGCGCGCGGTCCGATCGTCAATGAACCCGATCTGATTGAGATTCTGCGAGCGGGTACATTTGCTGCAGCTGGTTTGGATGTCACCGAAATCGAACCGCTTCCAGCAGACAGTCCCTTGTGGGATTTCGACAACGTTATCATTTCTCCGCATTCTGCCGGCGGTTCGCAGCGCCGTATGTACCGGATTACCTCATTTTTCTTGGATAACTTGGAACGGTATCTGAAGGGTGAGGAACTGAAAAACGTCGTGAACAAGCAGCTCGGTTTTTAGCGATCGCCTAACTCACATCTTAAGAACCATAAGGCAGTGAGTATATTATCCAAAATCTTAGTCATATAGCGATGAACAAGCGACACAGAAGAATACTCGACGCGATCTTTGCACAACCAATTTCAGGCAACATCAAATGGCGAGATGTTGAGTCTTTGTTAAAAAATTTGGATGCTGTCTTAACAGAACGTACGGGTTCAAGAGTCTCTGTGTCGCTTAATAATAACATTATCGTGTTTCATCGCCCACATCCAAGCCCAAATATGGATAAGGGAGCGATCAGAGATCTACGAAGGTTTCTGCAAAGTGCGGGGATTACACCATGATCGAATACAAAGGTTATATCGGAGTTGTTGATTTTGACCCAGAAATAGACCTCTTTCATGGAACAGTGATTAATACACAAGACGTAATTACATTTTATGGTGCCTCTGTAACTGAACTACGGGAGGAGATGCAGAAGTCACTTGAGGTCTACTTTGAAGTTTGT encodes:
- a CDS encoding ABC transporter ATP-binding protein — its product is MFGMGGELYEYSDEEQDLGKVYDRVLMRRLLAYLKPYKFQLLIIGLLMVGNTLARLAGPYLLQRGIDEHITPGIMSGLSTIAIFFVVALIGEFVFSYFEEYRMQMIGQHVMHDLRQTLFSHLQRLDVQFFDKNPVGRLMTRVMGDVQVLNELFASGVITVFANLLQILGIMVAMLLYNWKLALVTFTVIPIIFGATLVYQIYSRRAFREQRKQLARINAFLQENIVGMTTMKLFAQEQRSHLRFNERNRRYLAANLRSIFYFSIFHPLIEVTASLAIAVIIWYGGGQVVQGALSFGVLLAFIRYAERFFWPIRELSEKYTIFQNAMASAERIFQLLDTQPSIVSAASKSGTKTLKGEIEFRNVWFAYNDDDYVLRDVSFKVKPGEKVALVGHTGAGKTSIINLLCRFYEINKGQILIDGVDIREMNIQELREAVSIVQQNIFLFSDSIERNISLGNASISSERVKRAAEDVHLDRFVQKMPQVYGTEIKEDGGGLSVGQKQLVAFARALASDPSILILDEATSSVDTETEILIEDALRRLMADRTSVVIAHRLSTIQNADKIIVMHRGEIRETGTHNALLQQEGIYYRLYQLQYKGQEKGNS
- a CDS encoding ABC transporter ATP-binding protein, whose translation is MLISPEILQRVFDELQLAIEDPNFTVSPRRILFFGLLIFGVAFFAGILRFAQRRIIQGVARQMEFHLRADFFLHLQKLSASYYDNVRTGDLMTRATSDLNAIRMVLSSAIMYTADAIVFFGLALTIMLQIDVSLTIVALLPYPILAVLIRSLGKRLHAHYESIQEAFATLNTKVQENLSGVRVVKAYTLEASEVEHFGELNHEFVERNHRQIRLMTFFFPLFRFLPGIGGVVLLWMGGLHVIEGKITLGDFVAFSAYLMMLVRPMITLGFIVNTFERGAASMDRMNAVLNEKPEIFDGEQVKWGMKNIEGEIEFRNLNFDYPDGTPVLKDINLKIARGMTLAIVGGTGSGKSTLVNLIPRIRQAERGTIFIDGVDIQDIPLNVLRSNIGFVEQEPFLFSDYLRNNITYGLEAADDEEVKAAAHSADLLAQIEEFPDGLETFLGERGITISGGQRQRSALARAIIIKPKILILDDAFANVDTQTEDTILSRLDEIMKNRTTILISHRISTVKNADHIIVLNDGSIVETGTHEQLIAHNGIYAGIYETQLLQEELEEF
- the gnd gene encoding decarboxylating NADP(+)-dependent phosphogluconate dehydrogenase: MDAIWVNENKNIFDTISQAVYHIQNRHYHRRKTDLAADIGLIGLAVMGENLALNMESKGFEVAVFNRTVSRVDAFMAGAAQDKNITGAHSIPELIGKLDSPRKIILMVKAGEPVDAFIGQLVPHLSKGDLIIDGGNSNFNDTVRRHATLAEQDILFIGTGISGGEEGALKGPAMMPGGSAEAYALVEPIFTKIAAQVEGTPCCSYIGPDGAGHYVKMVHNGIEYGDMQLICEAYSLMKGILGMNADEMHEVFSEWNRGELNSYLIEITADIFTQLDKSGTPFVDVVLDQAGQKGTGKWTSISALDLGISAPTIAEAVFARCISAVKSERVAAEQVIQGPAGTYQGDRDEALKAIHDALYAAKICSYAQGFALMREASEEFGWDLDLGTISLGWRGGCIIRAKFLHRIAEAFERNPELPNLMLDSYFRDVLETAQPNWRSVIGTATQLGVPIPAFSSALAYFDSYRSGRLSANLIQAMRDYFGAHTYHKLDANGNTILGEDGEPTVFHTEWMLEGRPEVIVD
- a CDS encoding HAD family hydrolase — translated: MEHGPQQALYDFEPQHEFFVGIDSDGCVFNSMEVKHNDCFSVNLVKHFGLASLSRQVHQAWDFVNLYSKTRGTNRFKAILLVCDFLREMPLVQKMDVAVPELSHLREWSETETKLGNPALQAAIDSATGERLDELSQVMAWSLGVNESVAEIVYNLPPFPGVRETLQRLQGKSDVIVVSATPDEALIREWAEHEIDAYVALIAGQEMGTKTEHLTITTKDRYPENHVLMLGDSPGDLKAARDVGALFFPVNPGSEDTSWQLFLDEAMDKFFNGQYAGTYEDALIDKFQELLPETPPWQ
- a CDS encoding D-2-hydroxyacid dehydrogenase, whose protein sequence is MERGTLPACLLLFFYPEVLGVHKPRTLRQPSLELTTNLPDMEWRAVQEVIVKSMKIILQGRVEGELLQRLESIVGDEHTFVTPGSQEELIEEGKDAEVFYGYCSEDLFPHLPNIKWIQSSSAGMDRHMYPAIRESDVVLTNAAGLYATHVADQAFALLLGLARGIHESVRNQDKHQWGGARTMPMIEIDGFKIGIVGMGGIGMQMAKRAKGFDMYVMAVDAYRTDKPDNVDELMPMDQLSNMMSQVDVVMIACPLTEETRGLINKDNLSVMQPTAFFINVARGPIVNEPDLIEILRAGTFAAAGLDVTEIEPLPADSPLWDFDNVIISPHSAGGSQRRMYRITSFFLDNLERYLKGEELKNVVNKQLGF
- a CDS encoding type II toxin-antitoxin system HicA family toxin — protein: MNKRHRRILDAIFAQPISGNIKWRDVESLLKNLDAVLTERTGSRVSVSLNNNIIVFHRPHPSPNMDKGAIRDLRRFLQSAGITP
- a CDS encoding type II toxin-antitoxin system HicB family antitoxin codes for the protein MIEYKGYIGVVDFDPEIDLFHGTVINTQDVITFYGASVTELREEMQKSLEVYFEVCEEQGKVPDKPFSGTLTIQTTPELYSRIALNAARRQLEIDAYLQEVLEKAVSAN